aatacgaaataaccgctcgaatatgcttccgcgagtaatttcttttggctacgtaggttatgaactttcgactaaaaaacgaactgcaacttgtaaaacatgcaagaagagaatatcggatggagatgccacgacgtccaactttgtccggcatttgaagcttcacagagatcggtaggtggcacttttcttttgctgtaagatagttgactttagctaacttcgtgttagcatgtgtactccgggttaaattggtgatgatttaccataaatccggtccttcaaatgcctccacaaataatgtgcaccgtgttagctcaggaagccggtggatagtgagcggggctccggaacagaaagcagattctggacctgaacacagggaacagagtctctctgtcccatcatgatgatgagccgggtccagtatcatctaaggatggttggtgtatttgaagacatctacgttgggaaattatattgacaatatattgtttactgcagtcagtgcattaagtcaactgtttttgacttaatgcactgaccggcgtgactgtcacatgtcgcacagaacccatttccaagtagtatagctttgctgggaaaaaaaaaaaaagaccaaatacagtgactgtcccaaataaattttgtgtttagaatatctgtcccatatttacggaggactgaaactaacatacttagaaataaaagcagaaaaataaatgcaccagaccttcctgagtttacttgtgataacttcatttatacttatttcatttttgaaaactatgattgttgtagtgttgatgtttatttatgaatagaaggagtaaactgaagtcaaatgtaattcatgaaaggctgtaatttatttctgacatctgtttacttctgacagatttgaagaataccagatgaataagaggatcacaaatgaacctcaaatacatatttaaaaaagaacaaatggtctattatttgaattttatgtataattgcaaattatttttaaaaaataaataaaaacgactcgaaatgacttgaaattaaaggttcctgacttgagacttgactcgacttttgcctgtctttacttgagacttgactcgacttttgcctgtctttacttgagacttgactcggacttgaggacagagacttgagacttacttgagacttgcaacacagtgacttggtcacacctctggaaAATATCATATATTATTTCAGGTttactaacttagaagtaacttttcagcaaaatataggagtttgttttcactaaataatttcttaattttgatgaaaaattctagttccactgacagattatttcacgtataacatggaaaaactgttttgttacAGTGggataatctgccagtggaacgaaactttttcattcttttttggGCAAATTGTTGacttttcaagcttttttttttattatttagaaaatgtcttaaattaaactcaaacatttctcttttttttctagccagtttctgagattaatttgaaaatttcagatttatctTCCTTTTGACAAATTAATGATATTTCCAAATCAGAAGTGCCGTGATTTGTACTGGAAAGTTTAtgaaattaatctcaacatttctgggGGGGTTTCCAAGCAAATTCTGgtgttgtttttgaaattttctgatTAGTATTTTTTGGgaaattttagacttttgaaattcagaaatgaccttgttttttttctggaaacatttttgagattaatctaaaagcTTCTTCCTAcaaattttcagtttcagaagTTTCTAAGGttaatctcaaagtttctgagtttttctcttgcaaatttgtaactttttgaGCTAAAAAAATTTccactattttttaaaaattattatttctaacatattttctatttttggagCTCAGAgatttccacgtttttttctCACTAATTTTGACCTTTGGAACTCATTTATTTCTAGAatatttctaagattaatctcaaaatgtttgcggtttttattttgggtacatttttgacttttcaaacatttattgtatAAAATCTGAATCGTTTCCTCTCGTCCTCCTGCAGCCGGATCGATCTCCGTCAGCTCCTCCCAGAGGAACCTGATCCGGTCGGTGCAGGACGATGTCTTCTTCTCGGTGGACGTTGTGTCCTCCGGCGTCCCCACCATCCGATGGAGCTTCATGTCCGGGGCGGCGAGCCGCTCCATCGGCGCCTGGCGGCCCGGCGGCTTCACCAACATCACCCAGGACTACAGCGACCGGGTGAACGCCTGCGACAACGGCTCCATGCTGCTGTCCGACCTGAAGCTGCAGGACGCCGGATACTACGTGGTGACGGCCGAGGACCCGGCCGGGAACAGCCGCGACCTCGGCTTCGTCCTCAAAGTGAACGGTGGGTCCTCCATGTCGTCCTTTCGCCAAACTTTCTGCTAGAAAATATGAGCTGCGAGACAACAGACtgaggcagatcaacagtttgtAAATATCTGAGTGCAGGAAGAGTCAAAGTTtgactttgaaatgttttgataaacTCCATTGGCCAGGtgttaattatataattatatatgtACTATATTAAAAGCAgtaaaaggaaggaaggaaaggtCAAAGGCCGAAAACTAGAGATAAAAGACGATAAAAGCATCTCAGACAGCAAATCTTTGATCTGCAAAGTTGGGGTCAAAGGTTAAATCGGTCTGTCCTGCAGAGGTTCTGTACGAGGATCTGCAGTACCTGTCGGTCACGGCGCTGGCGCTGATGGTGGCGGCTGCTCTGCTCATGCTGGCCATGTGGCTGCTGCACCGGGGCTGCAGGAAGCTGAGGGCGTGGCGACGCCGGCGACAGATGCCAGGTGAGGCCTTCAAACGCTCACCGGAGAACCAAAGCTAACGCTAAGCTAATGCTATTGGGCCGAGGACGGCGTCCCTCAGGGTGGACGTCTGGGCCTCCTCCACGTTTTAAAGCATCTTTATAGAAAAACTGCAGCCggaaatttaatttaaactttttattttcttactgaaaagtttaaactgaaattattcaCACCGCTTAaatttttgattcatttcttcACTTTGGAACCAAAAAACTTCCTGGATTTTTTTGTCCAACACAAAGTGGCCCGCGATACTTGGATTAGGATCtatttttgagaaaatcaaGATTTATAGATGAGCATCCACACATACGTTCCCCTTTTAGTCTGATACcctgaaataaaaagacacCAGTTTTCAATTTAATCTCCGTCTGAATGCTGCTGTTCTGGATAGAAAGTGAAAAGGAggaaatttctgccaaaaaactcagaattgtTTAGAATAATGCCAGAAATGTTCTGGAACATTTGCAGAGTTTCAAtagtaaagaaaaatctgctttttaaaatgattaaaacaaaaaaaaaaaaactggtttcagaagataaaaatcaaaattctgaaaatcagaaatctgagaaaaagtcataattttgaggGAAAATGTCAGAATGATTCTTTTGTTTCTCTAATCCTATTCAGTAACATTTGACTTTCcttcttaccaaatatttttaccTTTGAGTAAGAACATATTGTAGTGCTGCTCTTGCCTTTCTGTTCCCACCGAGTCCAActaacattttaatgttgcatCCATTAATGATTTGAGTTTGTGACCCATAAATATTCATACAGCTGCGGTGATTCTCATGTCTGTCCCGTTGCAGTAAATGATGCGACGGAGCTGCAGCCTCTGTGACGAAGACACGAACTCCTGCAGAGTCCAGACTCCGTCCTGCCTATGAAGCCCGGATCCAGATTTTAAAATGCCTgcatcatttttacatttcgAACAGACCATGTAAATACACCAGACTCCCCTTATTTATTGTCGAATTAAACCAACCGTGTGATTTCATCTGAGCTGTGTGGCTTTATTCACCGTTGTGGCCTGAAACGGCTCGGAGTTGGAATCCGAAAAGCAGAAACGTGAGAaagaaactttttctgtttcgtaaaaaaataacaggaagTCTGAAACAAGAGCATCACACTGCAGAAAAGCATTTTAGTCTAGATCCTGCAGCAGATATcacagtacacttgaaataaaacaaaacctccatattgaattttacttttacatgatTGTAGATACGtatgtctgtttgttttgttcctttttttttagttgcacttaaaacacaaaatcttaccaagtaactgtaatttttcTACTGTAAATATCTTAATCCACATTATGTCACTAAAACATGGGGAAATGTcttatctgccagtggaaccacaACTTTTATCTATATTCAAGAATCAGTTACTTAAATTACTTATAAttcagttttgtctcatttaaactACTAATATTTTTACTAGAACAAAATTAAtcggtaagattttgtgtttttgccgtgAGGACCTTgagtttgaaataaagtttcaaTCTAAAAATTCACAAGGAACTTTTGGGCTTTTTTAGGTAAACAGTTCCTTAATATTAAattttagttccactggcagattatttaactaataacctgagaaaaatgtcaagttaGGAGTGAAgcaatctgccagtggaaataatactttttaaaatcagtattaaggagttattgaccTAAATAATCCTAAAATTATTTAGGTACAccaagctgaaaagttacttgtgagttagttttatGCATCTAcaatcatctgaaaataaaattacataaaagaTATTTCAAGCAtagaaactagagaaaaatactttgttttcttGCGGTTTGTGTTTGAACATCAGATCTTCCTGCAGGTTTGTCGTTTTAAAAATCAGCAGTAAACAAATGTCTTCGCTTTTCATTCAAGTCCGACATAAATCTGATTCAGCTGAGCGAGAGCTGCAGTCTGGCTCCACGGCTgaaggttgagtggaaggaaaaccgTCAGCTTGGCCTAAGGACATGGAGTGAGCGCCGCCATGAGGAGCTCCATCTTGTAGACGAAGTTGCGTCCCTCCATCTTGCTCCAGTTGACCTCCCTGTGCGGCCCGCGCAGCTGGCTCCACTTGGCGTCCTGGACCGCGTCGCTCTTTGGCAGCTCTTTGATCTGGCTGCGCgggaactggaccagaaccttaCAGCCGCTCTCTGGGCCGTTGCGCACTGGAAGGCAAGCAGAGGGCCGGGTCAGGAGCCGGGTCAGGATTCTCTGGCATTTCTCctcaaaatgaacagactttaattttttttttccagaacagAAAGTTGTGCTAATCTAAAGAAGCAGGTCTGCTGCtttactttaattatttttgtgtttttcaggtcAAAATCAGGAGAAATACTTTTAAGGTTTTTGGAAATttaatttctggaaaaatatggatttttttcctACTGTGCTCTTTTTGGGTTTCTGCAGTGGAGATGGACGCTACGGCT
Above is a window of Xiphophorus hellerii strain 12219 chromosome 18, Xiphophorus_hellerii-4.1, whole genome shotgun sequence DNA encoding:
- the LOC116737537 gene encoding LOW QUALITY PROTEIN: V-set and transmembrane domain-containing protein 5-like (The sequence of the model RefSeq protein was modified relative to this genomic sequence to represent the inferred CDS: deleted 1 base in 1 codon), yielding MLWEVHDAALFLSITLYLCHSAGSISVSSSQRNLIRSVQDDVFFSVDVVSSGVPTIRWSFMSGAASRSIGAWRPGGFTNITQDYSDRVNACDNGSMLLSDLKLQDAGYYVVTAEDPAGNSRDLGFVLKVNEVLYEDLQYLSVTALALMVAAALLMLAMWLLHRGCRKLRAWRRRRQMPVNDATELQPL